CCACCGTGATCGTCGGCACCGGCAGGGACAGTCGTACGAACGACTCGTAGTGCGTCCTCGCCTCCTCCAGCGTCTGCGGCCCCTGCGCGTCCGCGTGCGCGCGGCGGGTCGGGGTCTCGGCGAACCGGCGAAGGTTCCTGGCGTGGGCGGCCTCGATGTCGGCCGTGCACTGCACGATGCGGATGTCCGCGATCTCCTGCAGGGGCTCCAGCCCGCGCTTCCAGTTCCAGTCCTGGAAGGCCGCCTCCGCGACCAGGGTGACGCCGGACTTCAACAGGAGTTCGAGAACCTCGAAGAACAGCGGGAAGGTCCGCTGGGTCAGTGGATCTCCAACCGTGGCCCCGTCGAACTCGGGGTGGGCGTGCACCATGCCCTCCTTGATCTCGTCCCGGCAGATCGCCGGGCAGCCGACCGACCGCGCGACCGCGTGCGCGAGGGTCGTCTTCCCGAAACCGGCGGGACCGCTGATCACGATGAGGATGGGAGTGCCCGCGTACTCAAGCTCGTCCATGGCCCCTGAGTCTGGTGCAGCGGATGCGCAAAGATAAGTCTTGTGTTGACCCCCGCGCGCATGCGAGAAATATGGGGGGAGATCAGGTCCGCGTCCGCGGGCCCAGGCGAAAGGATCATCCGGTGGCAGCTCCGGTGACGGAGGCGGCGATCGAGAAGGTTCGCCAACTCATCATCGGCGGCGAACTCGGACCGGGCTCCCGCCTTCCTCCCGAGGGGACCCTGGCCGAGCGGCTCGGCGTCTCCCGCAGCAGTACGCGGGAGGCGGTGCGCGCGCTGGTCACCGCCAGGGTTCTCGACGTACGCCGCGGTGACGGCACCTACGTCACGAGTCTGCGACCGCAACTTCTCCTTGACGGCATCGGGTTCGCGGTCGAGCTGATGCGGGACGACTCCGCACTGGAGCTCATCGAGGTCCGGCGCGTGCTCGAGCCCGCGGTCACCGCGCTGGCGGCGGACCGGGCCACCGCCAACCAGCTGCAGCAGATCGGCGACAGCCTGGGCCGGATGCGCCAGGCCAACGGCCACGAGGAGTTCGTACGTTTCGACGCGGAGTTCCACGACCTGGTGGGCGAGGCGTCCGGCAACGAGACGCTGGCGTCGATGGTGCGGGGAGTGTCCAGCCGGTCACTGCGCGCCAGAGTGTGGCGCGACATCCTCGAGGCCGACGCCTCCGAGCGCACCATGGCCGAACACGAACGCATCTACGCCGCACTCCAGGTCCGGGACAGCGCGTCCGCACAGGCCGCGGCCCTGCTGCACGTCCGCTCGACCGAGATCTGGCTGCGCCAGGTGCTCGACGCGAACCGCGCGCAGACCTCTTGACAGACTCCCCGGCGCCGTTACGGTTACGAAACATCCGATCTTTCCGGCCGTAGGTAGGAGCGCCGTTCCGCGATGTCCACCGACAGCACCGCCGCGCCCTTCGCGGCCACCTTCGACTCCCTCCGTCAGTTCGAGTGCCCGGACTGGTTCCGTGACGCCAAGCTCGGCATCTGGTCGCACTGGGGCGCCCAGTCGGTCCCGATGTACGGCGACTGGTACGCGCGGAACATGTACATCGAGTGCCACGACCAGTACCGCCACCACCTGCGGACGTACGGCCACCCGTCCAAGGTCGGCTACAAGGACATCGTGGCGCGGTGGAAGGCGGAGAACT
This Actinopolymorpha cephalotaxi DNA region includes the following protein-coding sequences:
- a CDS encoding FadR/GntR family transcriptional regulator, which translates into the protein MAAPVTEAAIEKVRQLIIGGELGPGSRLPPEGTLAERLGVSRSSTREAVRALVTARVLDVRRGDGTYVTSLRPQLLLDGIGFAVELMRDDSALELIEVRRVLEPAVTALAADRATANQLQQIGDSLGRMRQANGHEEFVRFDAEFHDLVGEASGNETLASMVRGVSSRSLRARVWRDILEADASERTMAEHERIYAALQVRDSASAQAAALLHVRSTEIWLRQVLDANRAQTS
- a CDS encoding AAA family ATPase encodes the protein MDELEYAGTPILIVISGPAGFGKTTLAHAVARSVGCPAICRDEIKEGMVHAHPEFDGATVGDPLTQRTFPLFFEVLELLLKSGVTLVAEAAFQDWNWKRGLEPLQEIADIRIVQCTADIEAAHARNLRRFAETPTRRAHADAQGPQTLEEARTHYESFVRLSLPVPTITVDTTDGYDPALEEVVAFVGR